The following are encoded in a window of Allosphingosinicella indica genomic DNA:
- a CDS encoding SapC family protein: MASEPPRLPLFYKGLEPLSSQVHANYRTRAADTAPFLTNAHAIPITVDEFVTAQRFYPIVFSAGENPVPIVLMGLNDGVNVFVDEDGRLKQQDIYVPAYVRRYPFMLAKLRPDVDELSLCFDPESGLVGPYDEGLPLFEDGKPSMATDTVLKFCEEFETSAQRTNAFMEDLVESGLLIDGEVTIQPTGSPEPFIYRGFQMVSEEKVRDLRGDELRKMNQKGLLPLVMAHLFSLGQIREIFGKQMGLEKVVRPVINDEAETVLN, from the coding sequence ATGGCGAGCGAACCGCCGAGACTGCCGCTTTTCTACAAGGGCCTCGAGCCCCTTTCCAGCCAGGTCCACGCGAACTACCGCACCCGCGCTGCGGATACGGCGCCGTTCCTGACGAATGCGCATGCCATTCCGATCACGGTCGACGAGTTCGTCACCGCGCAGCGCTTCTACCCGATCGTCTTTTCGGCCGGTGAGAATCCTGTGCCGATCGTGCTGATGGGTCTCAACGACGGCGTCAACGTGTTCGTCGACGAGGACGGCCGCCTCAAGCAGCAGGACATTTACGTTCCGGCCTATGTCCGCCGCTATCCGTTCATGCTCGCCAAGCTCCGCCCGGACGTCGACGAGCTGTCGCTCTGCTTCGATCCGGAAAGCGGCCTGGTCGGCCCGTATGACGAGGGGCTGCCGCTGTTCGAGGACGGCAAGCCGAGCATGGCGACCGATACGGTGCTGAAGTTCTGCGAGGAGTTCGAAACCTCCGCGCAGCGCACCAACGCCTTCATGGAAGATCTGGTCGAATCGGGCCTGCTGATCGATGGCGAGGTAACTATCCAGCCCACCGGATCCCCGGAGCCGTTCATTTACCGTGGTTTCCAGATGGTCTCGGAAGAAAAGGTCCGCGATCTGCGCGGCGACGAGCTGCGCAAGATGAACCAGAAGGGCCTGCTGCCGCTGGTGATGGCGCACCTCTTCTCGCTCGGCCAGATCCGCGAGATTTTCGGCAAGCAGATGGGTCTCGAAAAGGTCGTCCGCCCGGTCATCAACGACGAGGCCGAGACCGTCTTGAACTGA